A stretch of Aedes aegypti strain LVP_AGWG chromosome 2, AaegL5.0 Primary Assembly, whole genome shotgun sequence DNA encodes these proteins:
- the LOC5577114 gene encoding brefeldin A-inhibited guanine nucleotide-exchange protein 1 — translation MPTIANSSNISSSNSGSSSIIASGTSSAAISTKTKEMFIVRALEKILGDKDIKRSHHSQLKRACDAALEDIKEELKEAGQTEPNGEVPVPSAALPLPKNDSANIINAEKYFLPFELACQSKTPRIVVTALDCLQKLIAYGHLTGNIPDSSNPGKFLIDRIVTTICNCFMGPQTDEGVQLQIIKALLTVVTSQYVEVHEGTVLQGVRTCYDIYLSSKNLINQTTARATLTQMLNVIFTRMENQAYEMGPSGMSAIGSPTTGQDESPNVVEEKHPDYDMVRGIVDEIVDNVMVAVAAAAEENSKANSTGSEEAGDAETGSIGGVSNNGTDNTSIARVPSQESMEVTSENDSIVTAKFTHILQKDAFLVFRALCKLSMKPLPEGHPDPKSHELRSKILSLHLLLSILQNAGPVFRSNEMFIMAIKQYLCVALSKNGGSSVPEVFELSLSIFVALLSNFKIHLKKQIEVFFKEIFLNILEANSSSFEHKWMVIQALTRICADAQSVVDIYVNYDCDFSAANLFERLVNDLSKIAQGRQALELGTSVNQEKSMRIRGLECLVSILKCMVEWSKDLYVNPNSQTTLGDPPPPAVTSARSPDENHEPMKSHGGSTVSINSVGSTNTSGGNREVLDLPYELEERKQRKEVMEMGIDMFNRKPKKGIQFLQERGLLGTSNEDVAKWLHEDERLDKTQVGDYLGENDDQSKAVMCAYIDAMNFAELDIVAALRYFLEGFRLPGEAQKIDRLMEKFASRYCDCNPNNTLFASADTVYVLAFSVIMLTTDLHSPQVKHKMTKEQYIKMNRGISDNKDLPEEYLSQIYDEIAGHEIKMKNTVSSKPGKQIIVNEKKRKLLWNVEMEALSTTAKNLMESVSHVKAPFTSAKHLEHVRPMFKMAWTSFLAAFSVGLQDCDDPEIASLCLDGIRCAVRIACIFQMTLERDAYVQALARFTLLTANSPINEMKAKNIDTIKTLIMVAHTDGNYLGTSWLDIVKCISHLELAQLIGTGVRPEFLSGPASHRDALDPTAKEHIGETSSQSIVVAVDRIFTGSIRLDGYAIVDFVKALCQVSLDELTRPQPRMFSLQKIVEISYYNMGRIRLQWSRIWQILGEHFNAVGCNINEEIAFFALDSLRQLSMKFIEKGEFTNFRFQKDFLRPFEHIMKKNNSPAIRDMVVRCVAQMVNSQAHNIKSGWKNIFSVFHLAAGDHDGSIVELAFLTTGKIITDLYQSQFPIMIDSFQDAVKCLSEFACNAKFPDTSMEAIRLVRTCALCVNDAPNLFAEHAGMENDVSVPEEDRVWVRGWFPMLFSLSCVVNRCKLDVRTRGLTVLFEIVKTHGDAYKPNWWRDLFNILFRIFDNMKLPEHYSEKAEWMTTTCNHALYAIVDVFTQYFDVLGPMLLKDLYCQLHWCVQQNNEQLARSGTNCLENLVISNGLKFNEDTWDKTCQCMLDIFNSTLPNELLTWKPDPHPQIINHASHYPQNGDIPRHGILKRTPSQHSVHNLLEDPSMKATELNQTATLFSNLLIKCVVQLELIQTIDNIIFFPATSRKEDAETLAQAAAELSHSTSGSIGSTTGSILNHSLSTEECQREEQGMYSYLNTPHLLQLIDCLMQSHRFAKKFNSNHEQRNVLWKAGFKGSLKPNLLKQETQSLACVLRILFKMYSDESRRRDWQDIEQRLIAVCTEALDYFLSLQSEPHRDAWTSLLLLVMTRLLKMPDSRFAAHISSYYVLMCDLMCFDLKPELRTVLRRVFLRISPVFGISSTANSAT, via the coding sequence AGGACATCAAGGAGGAACTCAAAGAGGCCGGTCAAACCGAGCCGAATGGCGAAGTTCCGGTCCCGTCGGCGGCGCTGCCGCTACCAAAGAACGATTCGGCCAACATCATCAATGCCGAGAAGTACTTCCTCCCGTTCGAGTTGGCCTGCCAGAGCAAAACCCCGCGGATCGTTGTGACGGCGCTGGATTGTCTGCAGAAGCTGATCGCCTACGGACACCTCACCGGAAACATTCCGGACTCGTCAAATCCCGGCAAGTTTCTGATCGATCGGATTGTTACTACGATTTGCAACTGTTTCATGGGACCGCAAACGGACGAAGGGGTTCAACTGCAGATCATCAAAGCCCTGCTGACGGTGGTCACTTCGCAGTATGTCGAGGTACACGAGGGGACAGTTTTGCAGGGAGTGCGCACCTGTTACGATATCTACCTGTCGAGCAAGAACTTGATCAATCAGACTACGGCGCGGGCTACGCTGACGCAGATGTTGAACGTGATTTTCACCCGGATGGAAAACCAAGCCTACGAGATGGGTCCGAGTGGGATGAGTGCCATCGGGTCGCCTACCACTGGGCAAGATGAATCTCCGAATGTGGTCGAGGAGAAACATCCAGATTACGACATGGTACGCGGAATAGTGGATGAAATTGTCGACAACGTTATGGTAGCTGTGGCGGCCGCTGCTGAAGAAAACTCCAAAGCTAATTCAACTGGTTCCGAAGAGGCTGGAGATGCCGAAACGGGAAGCATCGGTGGAGTGTCCAACAACGGAACGGATAATACTTCGATTGCACGGGTACCCTCGCAGGAAAGCATGGAGGTGACCAGCGAGAACGACAGTATCGTCACGGCAAAGTTCACCCACATTCTGCAGAAGGATGCATTTCTGGTGTTCCGAGCTCTGTGTAAACTGTCGATGAAACCTCTCCCAGAAGGACATCCGGATCCCAAATCTCACGAGCTGCGGTCGAAGATTCTTTCGCTGCATTTGTTGCTTTCGATTCTCCAGAACGCAGGGCCGGTTTTCCGCTCGAACGAGATGTTCATCATGGCCATCAAACAATACTTGTGCGTAGCATTGTCCAAAAATGGGGGTAGTTCCGTCCCAGAGGTTTTTGAGCTATCACTGTCGATCTTTGTCGCTTTACTTTCCAACTTTAAAATCCACTTGAAGAAGCAGATTGAAGTGTTTTTCAAGGAGATATTCTTGAACATTCTGGAAGCTAACAGTTCATCGTTTGAGCATAAGTGGATGGTAATCCAGGCACTGACACGGATTTGTGCCGATGCCCAGAGCGTCGTCGATATCTATGTGAATTACGATTGCGATTTCTCCGCCGCCAATTTGTTTGAACGGTTGGTCAACGATCTGTCGAAGATTGCTCAAGGAAGGCAGGCGCTGGAATTGGGAACCTCGGTTAATCAGGAGAAATCGATGCGCATTCGAGGATTGGAGTGTTTGGTTTCGATCCTGAAGTGTATGGTCGAATGGAGTAAAGATTTGTACGTAAATCCCAACTCGCAGACGACGTTGGGAGACCCACCACCGCCGGCGGTAACTAGCGCGAGAAGTCCAGACGAGAACCATGAACCGATGAAGTCTCATGGCGGATCAACTGTCAGTATCAACTCAGTAGGAAGCACCAACACATCCGGCGGAAATCGAGAAGTGCTGGATCTTCCGTATGAATTGGAAGAGCGAAAGCAGAGGAAGGAAGTGATGGAGATGGGAATCGACATGTTCAATAGGAAACCTAAGAAGGGGATTCAGTTCTTGCAGGAGCGAGGGCTGCTCGGAACAAGCAATGAGGATGTGGCCAAATGGTTACACGAGGATGAACGGCTGGACAAGACCCAAGTGGGTGACTATCTGGGTGAGAATGACGATCAAAGCAAAGCTGTGATGTGCGCCTATATTGATGCTATGAACTTTGCCGAACTGGACATTGTGGCCGCGTTGAGATACTTCTTGGAAGGTTTTCGACTTCCCGGCGAAGCACAGAAGATTGATAGGTTGATGGAGAAATTCGCTAGCAGATACTGTGACTGCAATCCGAACAACACTTTGTTCGCCTCGGCTGATACAGTATACGTGCTGGCCTTCTCGGTGATTATGTTGACTACGGATCTGCACTCGCCTCAAGTCAAACACAAAATGACCAAGGAGCAGTACATCAAGATGAACCGAGGCATTAGTGATAATAAGGATCTACCGGAAGAGTACCTTTCGCAGATCTACGACGAAATAGCTGGGCATGAGATTAAGATGAAGAACACAGTGTCGAGTAAACCCGGCAAGCAGATCATTGTGAATGAGAAGAAGCGGAAACTCTTATGGAACGTTGAAATGGAAGCACTTTCCACGACGGCGAAGAATCTGATGGAATCGGTATCCCATGTGAAGGCTCCATTCACCTCAGCCAAACATCTGGAACACGTAAGACCAATGTTCAAGATGGCTTGGACCTCCTTCCTAGCAGCATTCTCCGTCGGGTTGCAAGACTGTGATGATCCGGAAATTGCTAGTCTTTGTCTAGATGGCATTCGTTGTGCCGTTCGAATTGCCTGCATATTCCAAATGACGCTGGAAAGAGATGCCTACGTGCAAGCGTTGGCACGCTTCACTCTTCTGACCGCCAATTCGCCCATCAACGAGATGAAGGCCAAGAATATCGACACCATCAAAACCTTGATCATGGTTGCACATACGGATGGAAACTATCTGGGAACGAGTTGGTTAGACATCGTGAAGTGCATTTCTCATCTGGAGTTGGCTCAGTTGATAGGAACTGGGGTGCGACCTGAATTCCTGTCTGGCCCTGCCTCCCATCGGGATGCCCTAGACCCCACGGCCAAAGAGCACATTGGAGAAACCAGTTCTCAGAGTATAGTAGTTGCCGTGGACCGAATATTTACCGGATCGATTCGACTCGATGGTTATGCGATCGTTGattttgttaaagcattgtgCCAAGTTTCGTTGGATGAGTTGACCCGACCGCAGCCTCGGATGTTCTCGCTACAGAAAATTGTCGAAATTTCCTATTACAACATGGGCCGTATTCGTCTGCAGTGGTCCCGAATATGGCAGATTTTGGGCGAGCATTTTAACGCAGTCGGTTGCAATATCAATGAGGAGATCGCCTTTTTCGCGCTGGATTCTTTGAGGCAGCTATCGATGAAGTTTATCGAGAAGGGAGAATTTACGAACTTCCGATTCCAGAAAGACTTTTTGCGACCATTCGAACATATtatgaagaaaaacaattcgCCGGCGATTAGGGATATGGTCGTTCGATGCGTGGCGCAAATGGTCAATTCTCAAGCTCACAACATCAAATCCGGTTGGAAGAACATTTTCTCGGTGTTTCATCTGGCGGCCGGTGATCACGATGGTTCAATAGTTGAGCTGGCCTTTTTGACGACTGGGAAAATCATAACAGATTTATATCAATCACAATTCCCAATAATGATAGATTCATTCCAAGATGCTGTGAAGTGTTTGTCTGAGTTTGCTTGCAACGCCAAGTTCCCGGATACCAGCATGGAAGCGATAAGACTGGTCCGGACATGTGCCCTGTGCGTGAACGACGCCCCAAATTTGTTTGCTGAGCATGCCGGTATGGAAAATGATGTTTCGGTTCCAGAGGAAGATCGTGTTTGGGTTCGCGGGTGGTTCCCAATGCTATTTTCACTATCCTGTGTTGTGAACCGATGCAAACTAGACGTTAGGACACGTGGATTAACGGTACTCTTCGAGATAGTCAAAACGCACGGCGATGCGTATAAACCAAACTGGTGGCGTGATCTGTTCAACATTTTGTTCCGAATTTTCGATAACATGAAGCTCCCGGAGCACTACTCAGAGAAAGCCGAATGGATGACCACAACTTGCAATCACGCCTTGTACGCAATAGTAGATGTTTTTACCCAATACTTTGATGTACTTGGGCCGATGCTATTGAAGGATCTGTACTGTCAACTCCATTGGTGTGTCCAGCAGAACAATGAACAGCTAGCCCGATCTGGAACGAACTGTTTGGAAAACCTCGTCATATCTAATGGTCTCAAGTTCAATGAGGACACTTGGGACAAAACTTGCCAATGCATGTTGGATATATTCAATAGTACATTGCCGAACGAATTACTCACATGGAAGCCAGATCCGCATCCGCAAATCATCAACCACGCTTCGCATTATCCGCAGAATGGAGACATTCCACGGCACGGCATTCTCAAACGAACCCCTTCGCAGCATTCTGTTCATAATCTATTGGAAGACCCCTCGATGAAAGCAACGGAACTTAACCAAACCGCCACGCTCTTCTCCAATCTTCTCATCAAGTGTGTTGTTCAGCTGGAACTGATTCAAACCATCGACAACATCATCTTCTTCCCGGCAACTTCCCGCAAGGAAGATGCCGAAACACTTGCCCAGGCGGCAGCTGAACTGTCCCATTCTACTAGTGGCAGCATCGGATCAACCACGGGTTCCATTCTGAATCATTCGCTTTCGACTGAGGAGTGCCAACGCGAAGAACAGGGCATGTACAGCTACCTAAACACCCCTCATTTGCTGCAGCTGATCGACTGCCTGATGCAGAGTCACAGGTTTGCGAAGAAATTCAACTCGAACCACGAGCAGCGCAACGTGCTGTGGAAGGCCGGCTTCAAGGGTTCGCTCAAGCCGAATCTGCTGAAGCAGGAAACGCAATCGTTGGCCTGCGTGCTGcggattttgttcaaaatgtaCAGTGACGAGAGCCGACGACGCGACTGGCAGGACATCGAGCAACGGTTGATTGCCGTGTGCACGGAAGCGCTGGACTACTTCCTGTCGCTGCAAAGTGAACCGCATCGGGATGCGTGGACGTCGCTGTTGCTTCTGGTGATGACTCGATTGCTCAAGATGCCGGATTCGAGG